In one window of Cellulophaga sp. HaHa_2_95 DNA:
- a CDS encoding VOC family protein: protein MSTVTPFHIAIPVHNLAECRTFYRDVLNCEEGRSSDHWVDFNLFGHQLVIHYKPKSNKENLHHNPVDGHDVPVPHYGVVLPWGVFQQFAETLKTKEIKFIIEPYIRFEGLVGEQATMFFLDPAGNALEFKSFKDMNQLFAK from the coding sequence ATGTCAACCGTCACTCCTTTTCATATTGCCATTCCTGTACATAACCTAGCAGAATGTAGAACATTTTATCGCGATGTATTAAATTGCGAAGAAGGTCGTAGCAGTGATCATTGGGTAGACTTTAATTTATTCGGGCATCAATTAGTAATTCATTACAAACCAAAATCTAATAAAGAAAACCTACATCATAATCCTGTAGACGGCCATGACGTTCCTGTACCACATTACGGAGTGGTATTGCCTTGGGGTGTATTTCAACAATTTGCTGAAACCCTTAAAACAAAAGAAATCAAATTCATTATTGAGCCTTATATTAGATTTGAAGGTTTGGTGGGCGAACAAGCTACTATGTTCTTTTTAGATCCTGCAGGTAATGCTTTGGAGTTTAAATCTTTTAAGGATATGAATCAGCTATTTGCAAAATAA